In Virgibacillus sp. NKC19-16, a single genomic region encodes these proteins:
- a CDS encoding flavin monoamine oxidase family protein gives MLVRSVSSLRYPDDMLAIIRKGLNRSTSPKKIIIVGAGMSGLVAASLLKQAGHHVTILEGNNRLGGRVHTVRKPFTQGNYLDVGAMRLPGTHVLLAEYIRRFHLRTNRFISTSPNDVIFTNNIRTTLSYYEQNPDILEFPVENWEKGKTAEELFFLAVQPFIDLYTTSTPEQQEKLAKQYDRYSMNEFLRYNPIGPSLSVNAINKINVFFGIEGITALSFVDILTNIILPIFNDDAKFYEVTGGNDQIPLSFLPELYSNILCDQKVEKVIQNDAEVRLITKNQVTGVAQAFSGDFAITTIPFPVFQLIDVAPYHSISFKKWQAIRELKNVPAVKVGIEFKHRFWERFQGGNIVSDLPTRATFTPSHYIGSTGAAVLLASYTWGQNALLWNSLSHEDIIYYVLKDLAKIYGDQVYHEYVQSVSFNWSENPFSAGCFTIYTPGQRTNFANEITRPEGRLHFAGEHTSSFHGWIEGAIESGIRSAYEVNGRTDKI, from the coding sequence TTGCTAGTACGTTCTGTATCTTCACTCAGGTATCCAGATGATATGCTCGCTATTATCAGAAAAGGGTTAAACAGAAGCACCTCGCCGAAAAAAATAATTATCGTCGGGGCTGGCATGTCCGGACTTGTCGCAGCTTCTTTATTGAAACAAGCCGGACATCACGTCACCATCCTTGAAGGGAACAACCGCTTAGGCGGAAGAGTTCACACAGTGAGAAAGCCATTCACCCAGGGGAATTATTTAGATGTAGGGGCGATGCGACTCCCCGGGACTCATGTCCTCTTAGCTGAATATATTCGCCGTTTCCATCTCCGCACCAACCGTTTTATTAGCACTTCGCCAAATGATGTCATTTTTACCAACAACATACGAACCACGCTCTCCTATTATGAGCAAAACCCTGATATATTGGAGTTTCCAGTTGAGAACTGGGAAAAAGGAAAAACAGCGGAAGAACTTTTCTTCTTAGCAGTTCAGCCATTTATCGACCTTTACACCACCAGTACACCTGAACAACAGGAAAAGCTAGCAAAACAATATGATCGCTATTCGATGAACGAATTTTTGCGATATAACCCCATAGGCCCTTCTTTGTCGGTGAATGCCATCAATAAAATCAATGTGTTTTTTGGAATTGAAGGGATAACCGCTCTTTCCTTCGTTGATATATTAACAAATATTATTCTCCCAATTTTTAATGATGATGCTAAGTTCTATGAAGTTACAGGCGGGAATGACCAAATTCCCCTGTCCTTTCTGCCAGAGCTTTATAGCAACATTTTATGTGATCAAAAGGTGGAAAAAGTTATACAAAATGACGCAGAAGTGCGCCTTATAACCAAAAACCAGGTCACCGGGGTGGCACAGGCATTTTCAGGAGACTTTGCTATTACCACAATTCCATTCCCCGTATTTCAATTAATCGATGTCGCCCCGTATCATTCTATTTCCTTTAAAAAATGGCAGGCAATTCGAGAGCTCAAAAATGTACCCGCTGTAAAAGTCGGCATTGAATTCAAACACCGTTTTTGGGAGAGGTTTCAGGGCGGTAACATTGTTTCCGATCTTCCCACACGGGCTACGTTTACCCCGAGTCACTATATTGGCAGTACTGGAGCAGCTGTACTTCTTGCCAGCTATACATGGGGGCAGAATGCGTTGTTGTGGAATAGTTTGTCTCATGAGGACATCATTTATTATGTATTGAAGGACCTGGCGAAAATTTACGGAGACCAGGTTTACCATGAATATGTGCAGAGTGTATCTTTCAATTGGAGTGAGAACCCCTTTTCTGCTGGATGTTTCACAATATATACCCCGGGACAGAGAACCAATTTTGCCAACGAAATCACACGACCTGAAGGAAGGCTGCATTTCGCTGGAGAGCATACTTCGTCCTTTCACGGATGGATCGAAGGGGCTATTGAATCCGGAATTCGTTCTGCTTATGAGGTGAATGGGAGGACAGATAAAATTTGA
- a CDS encoding DUF418 domain-containing protein, whose product MRPNTIAPHERIHSLDIIRGFAIFGILLANMVAFKTLAFTDIDVFIQGNTLPEGLLNAGATLFTEFFVVGKFYPMFSLLFGLGFYIFYKRLEDKEISPRVVFYRRIVFLLVLGLFHLFFIWSGDILHVYAITGILLPFFFHRAGKTIIFWIVGLLLIASLITGAFIMVSGLGIHYSIDEGMLSAAEMEQETEMSAAIMSSGSLGEILSFRITNEAMPILMQVLFVVPSILPLFLIGLYMGKKNMFQDVKTNINKWKTLCLVGLIIGIPLNTLGLAVAYNVFGLPAYLTQGLYQGINMVSGPFLMLFYVSAIVLLLRNGKIQQLLMPFASVGRMALTNYLLQSLVAVGIFYGYGAGLFGQVSSSMGFLIALVIYVFQVFVSHFYLKRFKQGPMEWLWRKWTYA is encoded by the coding sequence ATGCGACCAAATACGATTGCACCACATGAACGAATTCACTCACTTGATATTATACGAGGTTTTGCCATATTTGGCATTCTACTAGCCAATATGGTAGCTTTTAAAACACTTGCTTTTACAGATATAGACGTTTTTATTCAAGGCAATACGCTGCCTGAGGGGCTCTTAAATGCAGGTGCGACCTTGTTTACAGAGTTTTTTGTCGTCGGAAAGTTCTATCCCATGTTTTCATTGTTGTTTGGTCTTGGATTCTATATTTTCTACAAGCGATTAGAAGATAAAGAGATTTCTCCTAGAGTGGTTTTCTATAGAAGAATAGTCTTTCTGCTCGTGCTTGGACTTTTCCATCTCTTTTTTATTTGGAGTGGCGATATTTTGCATGTGTACGCGATTACTGGAATCTTACTCCCATTCTTCTTTCATCGCGCTGGAAAAACGATTATTTTCTGGATTGTGGGCCTATTGTTAATCGCTTCGTTAATCACAGGAGCCTTTATAATGGTTAGTGGCTTGGGTATACATTATAGTATTGATGAAGGGATGTTAAGTGCAGCTGAAATGGAGCAGGAGACGGAGATGAGCGCGGCGATCATGAGTAGTGGTAGCCTGGGTGAGATCCTGTCTTTCCGGATTACAAACGAGGCTATGCCGATCCTCATGCAGGTTTTGTTTGTCGTTCCATCTATTTTGCCACTTTTTCTGATTGGCTTATATATGGGTAAAAAGAACATGTTTCAAGACGTTAAAACAAATATAAACAAATGGAAGACCCTTTGCTTAGTTGGCCTCATCATCGGCATTCCTTTGAATACTCTCGGATTAGCTGTTGCTTATAATGTTTTTGGCTTGCCGGCATATCTGACGCAGGGCCTCTATCAAGGCATCAATATGGTGTCAGGGCCATTCCTGATGCTGTTCTATGTATCGGCAATAGTCCTACTTTTGCGCAATGGGAAAATACAGCAACTGCTCATGCCATTTGCTTCCGTGGGACGGATGGCACTGACCAATTATTTACTCCAGTCCCTTGTTGCAGTTGGCATATTTTATGGCTATGGAGCGGGTCTCTTTGGCCAAGTGTCTAGTAGTATGGGTTTTCTTATCGCTCTGGTGATCTATGTTTTTCAAGTCTTTGTGAGCCACTTTTATTTAAAGCGGTTCAAGCAAGGGCCGATGGAATGGCTGTGGCGTAAGTGGACGTATGCGTAA
- a CDS encoding GNAT family N-acetyltransferase → MDIVVKPNYQGQELGKMVMKELITYLDQNTYAGSYLSLIADDPANKLYEQFGFRYTYPRSHGMFSMY, encoded by the coding sequence GTGGATATCGTTGTAAAGCCAAATTATCAAGGTCAAGAACTAGGAAAGATGGTTATGAAGGAACTGATAACTTATCTAGACCAAAACACGTATGCCGGTTCTTACTTAAGTCTGATAGCTGATGATCCAGCTAACAAACTTTATGAACAATTTGGGTTTAGGTATACCTATCCCAGATCACATGGTATGTTTAGCATGTATTAA
- a CDS encoding RraA family protein, which produces MSINNVDEFSKLPTTAVSDGLKGYNTMDFAIKPLSNHTIAGRAYTVKMPKGQNKEVLKAIKEASVGDVLVIDTEDDTSKAIAGDFILGMAQTLGINGIVTNGVIRDIEGIKKLDFPVFCKGTTTNAGSKSDEGISNVPVTCGGVVVQQGDIIIGDTDGVVVVPREIEAETLEKAKKKVQKDDERDAKVSDNVQAIHEYIDNLLK; this is translated from the coding sequence ATGTCTATCAATAATGTTGATGAATTTTCGAAGCTTCCGACTACCGCTGTCTCAGATGGGTTAAAGGGTTATAATACGATGGATTTTGCTATTAAGCCCTTATCCAACCATACCATTGCCGGGAGAGCGTATACGGTGAAAATGCCAAAAGGACAAAACAAGGAAGTCTTAAAAGCTATTAAAGAAGCAAGTGTTGGTGATGTGCTTGTCATTGATACGGAAGATGATACTTCAAAAGCTATCGCGGGAGATTTTATTTTAGGAATGGCCCAGACGCTAGGAATTAATGGGATCGTAACCAACGGGGTGATACGAGATATCGAGGGTATCAAAAAATTGGATTTTCCTGTATTTTGTAAAGGCACAACGACTAATGCCGGGAGTAAGTCAGATGAAGGCATCTCTAATGTTCCAGTAACCTGTGGTGGGGTCGTGGTGCAACAAGGAGATATTATCATTGGCGATACTGACGGAGTCGTTGTCGTTCCAAGGGAAATAGAAGCGGAAACATTGGAGAAAGCAAAGAAAAAAGTTCAAAAGGATGACGAAAGAGACGCCAAGGTCTCGGACAATGTGCAAGCAATTCATGAATATATAGATAATCTGCTTAAATGA
- a CDS encoding LysR substrate-binding domain-containing protein, whose protein sequence is MTIKQKGGNSNQRDWQTLSMIDSCWSDDYEISITVGMMVDSMETCKEMVIMGLGYAILPTSMLEGNKGIYRVDLFDKNTKIVSKFVDFIKTWN, encoded by the coding sequence CTATTAAACAAAAAGGAGGAAACTCAAATCAAAGAGACTGGCAAACCTTATCGATGATTGATTCCTGCTGGAGTGATGATTATGAGATATCGATAACAGTGGGAATGATGGTTGATAGTATGGAAACCTGTAAAGAAATGGTGATTATGGGATTGGGGTATGCGATATTACCTACTTCTATGTTGGAAGGGAACAAAGGTATATACCGAGTTGATTTGTTTGATAAGAATACAAAGATAGTATCCAAATTTGTTGATTTCATAAAAACATGGAATTGA